The proteins below are encoded in one region of Paenibacillus albus:
- a CDS encoding ABC transporter permease yields the protein MSSQLPTVPTTVKGKPKKTSAFSPMAFFKEIGKHWTFYTMILPGLLFLIIFNYMPMFGVVIAFKDYNPIAGVWGSKWNGLQNFEFFFKSDALWRVTFNTIFYNLLIMVLVTSIAIVFAILLQETGGRYRSGIYKSLMLLPFFLSWIVGDYIAYSLLNPDQGLLNQIREFFGYSAIDWYGEPSHWRIIMPIAYLLKSVGYSSVVYVAAVTGISSDYYEAADIDGASKLQKARFITIPLLMPVVIILSLLSLGKIFNGGLGDWGAFFTLPRESGILFSTTDVIDTYVFRALRGVSDIGMSSAVGLYQAVVGLIMVLATNYLVKKYDPESSLF from the coding sequence ATGAGTTCTCAATTACCGACGGTACCAACAACCGTCAAGGGCAAACCAAAGAAAACAAGTGCCTTTTCACCAATGGCTTTTTTCAAAGAAATCGGCAAGCACTGGACATTCTACACCATGATCTTGCCTGGGCTACTCTTTTTAATCATCTTCAACTACATGCCAATGTTCGGGGTAGTCATTGCGTTCAAGGACTATAATCCAATCGCAGGTGTATGGGGCAGCAAATGGAACGGCTTACAGAATTTCGAGTTCTTCTTCAAATCCGATGCGTTATGGCGAGTTACCTTTAACACGATCTTCTATAACTTGCTCATTATGGTCCTTGTGACCTCAATCGCTATCGTCTTCGCCATCCTACTGCAGGAAACCGGAGGGCGTTATCGCTCAGGCATCTATAAGAGCCTCATGCTGCTTCCGTTCTTCCTCTCCTGGATTGTCGGTGATTACATCGCTTACAGCTTGCTCAATCCAGATCAAGGGTTATTGAACCAGATTAGAGAGTTTTTCGGATACAGCGCGATCGATTGGTATGGCGAGCCTTCGCATTGGCGGATCATCATGCCTATCGCTTATCTGCTCAAGAGTGTGGGCTACTCATCTGTCGTATACGTCGCTGCGGTTACCGGTATTTCTTCCGATTATTATGAAGCCGCTGATATCGACGGCGCCAGCAAGCTGCAGAAGGCCAGATTTATTACCATTCCACTGCTGATGCCTGTCGTTATTATCCTGTCGCTGCTCTCGCTTGGAAAGATCTTCAATGGCGGACTTGGCGACTGGGGCGCATTCTTCACGCTGCCGCGGGAATCCGGAATTCTGTTCTCGACGACGGACGTTATCGATACGTATGTATTCCGCGCACTGAGAGGCGTGAGCGATATCGGCATGTCATCTGCGGTCGGCCTCTATCAAGCGGTGGTAGGACTCATCATGGTTCTCGCAACGAACTATCTCGTCAAGAAGTATGATCCCGAAAGCTCGTTATTCTAG
- a CDS encoding carbohydrate ABC transporter permease, producing the protein MQSTGFASKLVVNLIFIFYSLCCILPVLLVLSISFTDENSIMADGYHLIPKVFSTYGYEYILSGTSTILNAYKVTIFVTLAGAFSSLLVTSLIAYALSRTEVKYRGQISFLIFFTILFNGGLAPYYILVTRYLHLKDTLLILILTALVSPVNIMIMRNFFKDVPSSIIESARIDGSGEFRTFFRIVLPVSTPVLATIGLFSSVAYWNDWFTCSLFIENTKLYNLQYLLQALMSNLDYLSTNAAASKSLENAMVVLPGESARMATCILAIGPIILLYPLLQKYFVKGLTLGAVKS; encoded by the coding sequence TTGCAAAGCACAGGATTCGCGTCTAAGCTCGTGGTTAACCTCATTTTCATCTTTTATAGTCTCTGTTGTATCCTTCCTGTCCTGCTTGTCTTATCCATTTCGTTCACAGACGAAAACTCGATTATGGCGGATGGCTACCATCTCATCCCAAAAGTATTCAGCACTTACGGTTATGAATATATACTTTCTGGCACCTCGACCATTCTGAATGCCTATAAGGTTACAATCTTCGTCACACTGGCCGGTGCGTTCTCTTCGCTGCTCGTGACTTCGTTAATCGCTTATGCCTTATCGCGAACCGAGGTCAAATATCGGGGTCAAATTTCGTTCCTTATTTTCTTTACCATTCTGTTCAATGGCGGCTTAGCTCCGTACTATATCCTGGTCACACGCTACCTTCATTTGAAGGACACGCTGTTGATCTTGATTCTTACGGCGCTTGTCTCGCCTGTAAACATTATGATCATGCGTAACTTCTTCAAGGATGTGCCTAGCTCCATCATTGAATCGGCGAGAATCGACGGGTCTGGCGAGTTCCGGACGTTCTTCCGAATCGTGCTCCCGGTGTCTACACCCGTGCTCGCGACAATCGGCTTGTTCTCGTCCGTTGCTTATTGGAACGACTGGTTCACATGCTCGCTGTTCATCGAGAATACCAAGCTGTACAACCTGCAATACTTGCTTCAAGCGCTCATGTCCAACCTTGATTACTTGTCCACCAATGCTGCCGCGTCAAAATCATTGGAGAACGCAATGGTTGTGCTGCCGGGGGAAAGCGCACGAATGGCGACTTGTATTCTGGCCATCGGTCCAATCATTTTGCTCTACCCGCTGCTGCAGAAGTACTTCGTAAAAGGTCTCACGCTTGGCGCAGTTAAATCATAA
- a CDS encoding MarR family winged helix-turn-helix transcriptional regulator, with the protein MDVQRIVDIFQSYRKVNQTFFQLLSKAANKHKLTALQFVVLRVLHEHPEICLSELAEKLNLGNSTTSGIVEPMVKTGILKRERTKWDRRAMALTLTSTGQELWRETDETRMKMMLPLLDLSEQDYRELSRLQKEVLRLLSQSREEA; encoded by the coding sequence ATGGACGTACAGCGGATCGTGGACATTTTTCAAAGTTATCGTAAAGTTAATCAAACGTTCTTCCAGCTCCTGTCCAAGGCGGCAAACAAGCATAAACTGACCGCGCTTCAGTTCGTTGTACTGCGCGTGCTGCACGAGCATCCCGAAATCTGCCTCTCTGAGTTAGCGGAGAAGCTGAATCTCGGCAACAGTACAACGAGCGGAATTGTAGAGCCAATGGTTAAGACTGGCATCCTGAAACGCGAGCGCACCAAGTGGGACCGGAGGGCGATGGCATTGACGCTGACGAGTACGGGTCAAGAGCTTTGGCGCGAAACGGATGAAACGCGAATGAAAATGATGCTGCCGCTGCTGGACTTATCCGAGCAAGATTATCGTGAGCTCAGCAGGCTCCAGAAGGAAGTTTTGCGTCTTTTAAGTCAATCCAGGGAGGAAGCTTAA
- a CDS encoding DHA2 family efflux MFS transporter permease subunit, protein MTTMVSNQLRKGPIMASLLIAAFVALLSQTVLNVALPKMMADLNVGESTIQWLSNGYMLVNGVLVPISAYLINRFTTRRLFMVASILFAIGTVICAISNDFSILLTGRLVQACGAGILMPLMTIVTLTIFPVEERGKAMGLMGVAMIFAPAVGPTLSGWVVEHYDWHVLFYIVLPLAIIAVIFGAFSMKDVIKTSRPNLDILSIILSTLGFGGLLYGFSEAGSAGWDATEVIVCLIVGAIALILFVVRSILLKAPLLEMRVFKYSMFALTSLINAIITMAMYSGMILLPIFLQNIRNFTPLDSGLLLLPGAILMGIMSPITGLVFDKIGARWLAVIGLIITTVTTYEFAHLEADTTYAHMMTFYTLRMFGMSMLMMPIQTAGLNQLPGRLNAHGSAMSQTLRNVSGALGTAILVTIMTNKAASHAKELIISGQVDPSDKTKLADISQQATIYGINQSFVVATWLTVAALVLSFFIRKVRPAEEPVQAPVKIPAEQESAIEATPAMAFTEKRDLQDQQNADGEFRSAIRGFLNPQPEKDNEHFNDDEYRMAIRRLKGTTTDDDPQEQMNDKTYRESLKKLTESQEDHDRNNA, encoded by the coding sequence ATGACAACTATGGTATCCAATCAACTCCGCAAAGGGCCGATAATGGCATCCTTGCTCATCGCTGCTTTCGTGGCGCTATTAAGCCAAACCGTGCTCAACGTCGCCCTGCCGAAAATGATGGCGGATCTGAACGTGGGGGAAAGCACGATTCAATGGCTGTCCAACGGCTACATGCTGGTGAACGGCGTCCTCGTTCCGATCAGCGCATATTTGATCAACAGGTTTACCACTCGAAGGCTGTTCATGGTCGCTTCGATCTTATTTGCGATTGGCACTGTTATCTGCGCCATCTCCAATGATTTCAGCATTCTATTGACCGGTCGTCTTGTACAAGCGTGTGGTGCAGGCATCCTGATGCCGCTGATGACCATTGTCACCCTGACGATCTTCCCGGTCGAAGAGCGCGGAAAGGCAATGGGGCTGATGGGCGTCGCGATGATCTTCGCGCCGGCGGTCGGCCCAACACTTTCCGGCTGGGTCGTGGAACATTACGACTGGCATGTGCTGTTTTACATCGTATTGCCGCTTGCGATTATCGCCGTCATTTTCGGAGCATTCTCCATGAAGGACGTCATCAAGACTTCCCGTCCGAATCTCGACATCCTAAGCATCATCCTGTCTACCCTCGGTTTCGGCGGTCTATTATACGGCTTCAGTGAGGCGGGATCGGCAGGCTGGGACGCCACCGAGGTCATCGTTTGCTTAATTGTCGGCGCCATCGCACTGATTTTGTTTGTCGTCCGTTCTATCTTATTGAAGGCACCGCTGTTGGAGATGCGTGTCTTCAAATATTCGATGTTTGCACTGACGTCTCTAATTAATGCCATTATTACAATGGCAATGTACTCAGGCATGATTCTGCTGCCGATTTTCCTGCAGAACATCAGAAACTTCACACCGCTTGATTCGGGCTTGCTACTTCTCCCAGGTGCCATCCTCATGGGTATCATGTCGCCGATCACTGGCTTGGTGTTCGATAAAATCGGTGCACGCTGGCTGGCCGTCATTGGCCTCATCATTACGACCGTCACCACGTACGAGTTCGCCCATTTGGAAGCCGATACTACTTACGCGCATATGATGACCTTCTATACGCTGCGGATGTTCGGGATGTCTATGCTGATGATGCCGATCCAGACGGCCGGCCTTAATCAGCTGCCAGGCCGACTAAACGCGCACGGATCGGCCATGTCCCAAACATTACGGAACGTTTCCGGCGCGCTAGGTACTGCAATTCTCGTCACAATCATGACGAATAAAGCCGCGTCGCATGCGAAAGAGCTGATCATCTCGGGCCAAGTCGACCCGTCCGATAAAACAAAATTGGCCGATATTTCGCAACAGGCTACGATCTATGGCATTAACCAATCTTTTGTCGTCGCGACTTGGCTGACCGTAGCAGCACTTGTGCTCTCGTTCTTTATTCGGAAGGTGAGGCCAGCCGAGGAGCCTGTGCAAGCACCAGTCAAAATCCCTGCTGAACAGGAATCGGCTATAGAGGCGACGCCTGCAATGGCGTTTACTGAGAAGCGTGACCTCCAAGATCAACAAAACGCAGACGGAGAATTTCGAAGCGCGATCCGAGGGTTTCTTAATCCTCAACCTGAGAAAGACAATGAGCATTTTAATGATGACGAATATCGGATGGCGATCCGTCGCTTAAAAGGTACTACGACAGATGATGACCCTCAGGAACAAATGAACGATAAAACATACCGTGAGTCACTTAAGAAACTAACCGAATCCCAAGAAGACCACGATAGGAATAACGCTTAA
- a CDS encoding NAD(P)H-dependent oxidoreductase has translation MKIYIVYDSEAGHTEQLARSIFRGAESIEGAEVFINHVKKANVKDLEEMDAIIWGCPGHFGTISSGMKEWIDKLGFLWANGTLVDKIGAVFCTTATIHGGIEATLLNLITPMLHQGMMIVGLPANIPENALYGSYYGIGVTSPVEDTHDALSHSLFTKGLKLGEALGMRVANAAAIYAAGKKAQGAI, from the coding sequence ATGAAAATTTATATTGTTTACGATAGCGAAGCCGGTCACACCGAACAGCTTGCCCGTTCTATTTTTAGAGGAGCTGAAAGCATAGAAGGCGCAGAAGTTTTCATTAATCATGTCAAAAAGGCGAATGTCAAAGATCTCGAAGAAATGGATGCTATTATCTGGGGATGTCCCGGACACTTTGGCACCATCAGCTCTGGCATGAAAGAATGGATTGACAAGCTTGGTTTTTTATGGGCAAATGGGACACTGGTTGACAAAATCGGAGCTGTATTTTGCACAACAGCAACCATTCATGGCGGAATCGAAGCCACCCTGCTGAATCTGATTACGCCGATGTTGCACCAAGGGATGATGATCGTTGGCTTGCCCGCCAATATTCCGGAAAACGCACTGTACGGAAGTTATTATGGTATCGGGGTAACGTCACCCGTCGAAGATACGCATGACGCGCTAAGTCACTCGCTCTTTACGAAAGGGCTCAAGCTAGGAGAAGCCTTGGGAATGCGCGTAGCGAATGCGGCTGCCATCTATGCAGCGGGTAAGAAAGCTCAAGGAGCTATTTAA